The Kaistella daneshvariae genomic sequence TTTAGCAATGACACCGCTGTTCAAACCGTAACTGGTTTTGTATTTTTCGCTAAGCGGTTCAAACTCGGCACCGATTTTTTCCGTAACCGTTAAATCTGCTTTGCTTCTAAGCGCCGTTCCTCCTTGCTGGTCGCGCAGTGTTACGTTTACAGTATTGGTTTTACCGTTTCGGATATATGTTACTAAAACCTTATCACCAGGTCGTTTGCTGCCTACGGCGTAAGAAAGATCAAAATAACTTGACACCGGCGTGTTATCCACTTGGGTAATGATATCACCAGTTCTCAGACCGGCAAGTTCAGCACCACCTTTTTCTACCACTTCAATGAGGTAAACACCGTTACCTTCTTTCAGATTGGTTTTTTTCTCTCTGTTATAAGCTGCAACAGCTTGTTGATCTGACAAATCCAGTGAGAGAACACCTAAAAAGCCACGCTGTACAAGACCGAATTTCTTAATATCTTCCACCACTTTTCTGGCTAAATTGGAGGGCACAGCAAAACCATAACCTTCATAATAACCTGTTTTCGAAGAAATAGCGGAGTTGATACCAATCAATTCACCATTCGGGTTTACCAGGGCACCACCAGAATTCCCCGGGTTAATGGCAGCATCGGTCTGAATAAAACTTTCAATTGGAGTTCTTGTATTCTGGCTCAGTAAATCAATGCTTCTACCTTTTGCGGAAACAATACCCGCTGTAACAGTAGAATTTAACCCCATCGGGTTTCCTACCGCAAGCACCCACTGGCCAACATCAACATTATCAGAGTTCGCAAAATTCAGATAAGGCAAACCTTTTTCTTCAATTTTCAAAAGTGCAATATCAGTGGTCGGGTCAGTACCTACAAGGTCTGCCACATAAGTTTTCTTGTTAGAAAGGACTACTTCCAATTTATTAGCACCCGCAATAACGTGGTTATTGGAGATAATGTAACCGTCTGGTGATATGATCACTCCAGAACCCATACCTGTTGGCATATTCGGAGGTGGAGTTTGCTGTTGTTGAGGCCTTGGATTTCCGAAAAACAAGTCGAAGAGATCTTGTTCGCTTCCACGGGTTTTTGCAGCTGAAAAGTTTTTGATACTCACTACGGCCGGAACTGTCATTTTGGCCGCTTTTACGAAATCATCGCCCACACCTGTCATATTGAAAGCAGCATACTGGGCATTGGAATTCTTCGGAGCAAAATAAGAGAAATCTGAATTCTCGTTGCCTTCGTTAAAGTAATTAAGCGCGCCAACAGTGGTGGCACCAGACATTACACCAACCAAAGCATACGGAATCAGTTTTTTTAAAGTATTTTTCATTGTCATTTAATTGTTTGTATGTAATTTTCCCTGTAAGGTTAACAAATTTAATGCTAAATGAGTATATGTAAAAAATCGTTTGTTTCAACTTTAACCAATATTTAACAGGAACTGCGAGAATTTAATTTTTCTTTAAGAGTTTTAAAATTCTTTGCGCCTTGACCTTTTTAATTTTGCTGCATATTTGTGCCACACCGCTATTCTTCCTATATTTGGGATGTTCTTGTCCTATAAAAAATTTTTCTTCAAAAAACACTTCACTTCCGATGAAACTCAATATAAAGAATGAAACCAGCACGCTGAAATCTGTTGTTTTAGGTCAACCTTGCTCTCTCGGCGCAGTACCTACAATCGAAGAAAGCTACGATGCGAAATC encodes the following:
- a CDS encoding trypsin-like peptidase domain-containing protein, with amino-acid sequence MKNTLKKLIPYALVGVMSGATTVGALNYFNEGNENSDFSYFAPKNSNAQYAAFNMTGVGDDFVKAAKMTVPAVVSIKNFSAAKTRGSEQDLFDLFFGNPRPQQQQTPPPNMPTGMGSGVIISPDGYIISNNHVIAGANKLEVVLSNKKTYVADLVGTDPTTDIALLKIEEKGLPYLNFANSDNVDVGQWVLAVGNPMGLNSTVTAGIVSAKGRSIDLLSQNTRTPIESFIQTDAAINPGNSGGALVNPNGELIGINSAISSKTGYYEGYGFAVPSNLARKVVEDIKKFGLVQRGFLGVLSLDLSDQQAVAAYNREKKTNLKEGNGVYLIEVVEKGGAELAGLRTGDIITQVDNTPVSSYFDLSYAVGSKRPGDKVLVTYIRNGKTNTVNVTLRDQQGGTALRSKADLTVTEKIGAEFEPLSEKYKTSYGLNSGVIAKNVQSGSEMANIGVVDNYIVIEVNGKPVNSQKDIERLLQSYKGNVQIKYVDEYGRITTRGFKMP